AGCACTTCCTTGAACTTCTGCGCCGACAGCGTGTGCACGAAGGAGGGCGCGGTGACGATGCCGATGTTGACTTGCACGGGCGCGGCGACGGCGGCGCTGGCAGCCCAGCCCAGGGTGGCGGCGCAGGCCAGGGCAGTGAAGGCGCGGGATATCAGTTTCATGCTTGGCTCCTTGGTGATTGGGGTGTTCTTGCGCATGCGGCCGCGGTGCGCCGGATGGGGAAAACGATGCTAGCAGAACGCGGTCTGCGCCCGGATGCCCCTGTGCGCGTTGTGCCGATGACGCGGCGCATGCGCACAGGTGCTCATTCCTGGAACAGCGAGGGCGCCTGGCCCGAAGGCTGCAGGCCCAGATGCCGCCAGGCGGCCAGCGTGGCCACGCGCCCGCGCGGCGTGCGCTGCAGGTAACCCTGCTGGATCAGGTAGGGCTCGATCACGTCCTCTATGGTGTCGGGCTCCTCGCCGATGTTGGCGGCAATCGTGTCCAGCCCGACCGGCCCGCCGTCAAAGCGCTGCACCACAGCCTCCAGCAGCTTGCGGTCCATCACGTCAAAACCCTGCGGATCCACGTCCAGCATGGCCAGCGCCCGCTGCGCGATGTCCTGGGTGATGCGCCCGTCGCCCTTGACGTCGGCATAGTCGCGCACGCGGCGCAGCAGGCGGTTGGCGATGCGCGGCGTGCCGCGCGAGCGCCGCGCGATCTCCATGCTCGCGTCGGCGTCTATCGGCGCGTTCATCAGCGCGCTGCTGCGCGTGACGATGCGCGACAACTCCTCTGGCGTGTAGAACTCCAGCCGCGCGACGATGCCGAAACGGTCGCGCAGCGGGTTGGTGAGCATGCCCGCGCGCGTGGTCGCGCCCACCAGGGTGAAGGGCTGCAGGTCCAGCTTGATCGAGCGCGCCGCCGGCCCCTCGCCGATCATGATGTCGATCTGGTAGTCCTCCAGCGCCGGGTAGAGGATTTCTTCGACCACGGGCGAGAGGCGATGGATCTCGTCGATGAAGAGGACGTCGTTTCTCTCCAGGTTGGTGAGCAGCGCCGCCAGGTCTTTGGGCTTTTCCAGCACCGGGCCGCTGGTCTGGCGCAGATTCACCCCGAGCTCGTGCGCGATGATGTGCGACAGCGTCGTCTTGCCCAGGCCCGGCGGGCCGAACAGCAGCACGTGGTCCAGCGCCTCGGCGCGCTTCTTGGCCGCGCCGATGAAGATCTCGAGCTGCTCGCGCGCCTTGGTCTGACCCACGTATTCATCCAGCAGTTTGGGGCGCAGCGCGCGCTCCAGCGCCTCTTCCTGCGGCGAGGCCGCCGCCGCGGAAACCGTGCGCAGCGGCGCAGCGGGCGCAGCTGCAAAGTCGTCGGTGTGGATGCTCATGTGCAGCGCATTGTCCGTCAGGGTTTGAGCCAGCGGTGCAGCGCCTGCGCAAAGCTCAGCTCGAAGCGCCCGAAGTAGTCGCGGCCCGCGGGGTTGCTGCAGCTGGAGGTGCCGCCAAAGAGCTGCCCTACCAGATAGCGGCGCTGGTCCAGCGTGATGAAGGCTGCGGCGCCGCTGCTGCCCGGCTCGACCACGCCCTGCTGCCAGTTCACCGCGAGGAAGGTAGCGCCCGCAGGCCCGCTCGCGGTGCACAGGTTGGCGCTGGTGTTGCACACGCTGTAGCCGGTGATCATGCCGCGACTGAGCTGCTGCAGATCGCCTTCGGCGTGGTGCACGACGGAGATGGCGGTCCCGGGCAGCGCGCCCGAGCCGAAATAGGAGCCGGCGTAGACCACGCCGGGCGGCGCGCTGTCGTTCAGGCGCAGAAAGCTGGTGTCGGTGCCTTCGTCGGCATACAGCAGCGTGGCGCCGCCGCTGCGCTGCACATGCCCGGGCGCAGTGCTGCTGGCGCCGCAAGCGCTGGCACGCAGCAGCCAGTCGGTAGTCAGCGTGGAGGCGGTCGCCTGGTCGGCAATGCAATGGCGCGCGGTCAGCAGCCAGGGCGTGCCGCTGGAGCCGTAGTCGTTCATCAGCGTGCCGCTGCACTGGTAGGCGCGGCCATCGGGCTTCACGTAGCGCAGGCGCGCGACCGAGCGGCCTTGTTCGATGAATTCCGGGCTGCAACTGACGCTTGCCTCGCAGCTGCCCGCGGCCTTGGCCAGGCCAAGCTGCTGCGCGGGCGTGATCGTGGTGTGCGAGAGCAGCGGCACCGCCAGGCGCAGCTGGGCAACGGGCGCATCGGCCGGGATCTCGAGGACGAGCGTGGCCTGCTCGCCGGCGAGCTCTGGGCTCCAGTAGCTGCGGGCGCTGTGCTCGTCCATGCCGGCGGCGAGATTGCGCGCCGCCAGGGCCTGCCACTGCGCGGCGGTGAGCAGTTGCGCTTCACCGCTCGCGCCGATGAACCACGCCTGAGCGCCGGCCGGCAGCGCCTGCAGCTGCAGCCCAAGGCGCAGGCCCTGCGCCCCCGGGGCGACAAAGCGCAGCGCTGCAATGCGCGTGCCGCGGTCGCTGTCTTGCCAGTGCAGCAGCGCGGCGGTCTGCTCGGCGCTGGCCGTCGCCGCGATGCGCCGGCCCGTGCCGATCTGCAGCGGCGCGCCCGCAGCCGCGTCGGCCACGGCGGGCGGTGTGGGCGCGAGCGGCGCCAGCGTGACTTGCGCAATCTGCGCCGTCGCGGGCAGCGCCGGAGCCACGGGCGCGCCCGATGCCGCCACTGGCGCCTGCTTGGCTCCAAGGCCCGGGTCGAAGGGTTCGATGCGGTCGGCGGCCGTGGGCGGCGGCGCCGGCGGTACCGGTACCGGTGCGGGTACGGGTTCTGGCGCGGGCGTGGGCGCGGGTGCGGGCGTGGGCGCGGGCGCGGGCGCGGGCGTGGGCGGCTGCGGGGTCGGCGCCGGGTCGGAGCTGCCGCCGCCACAGGCGGCGAGGGCGAGCAGGCAAGCCAGCAGGGCGAGCCGTGTGGTGCGGGTGTGCATGAAGCCTCCGTTCTTCATTTGGCCAGCGCCTTGAGCGCGAGCTTGATGCCTTCGCTCACGCCCACCTCGGGCGGCAAGGCCTTGAGGCTGCTGGCCGCTTCCTTGTCGTTGTAGCCCAGCGCCAGCAGCGCCTGCAGGATGTCGTTCTGGGCCGCGCTGCCCGGCTGGGCGCGCACGCCGATGTCGGCGCCGAGCTTGCCCTTGAGCTCGAGCAGCAGCCGCTCGGCGGTCTTTTTGCCTATGCCGGGCACCTTGACCAGGCGCGCGCTCTCCTGCAGCGTGATCGCCTGGGCCAGGTCGGCGGCGTCTATGCCCGAAAGGATGGCGAGCGCCGTGCGCGGGCCCACGCCGCTGACCTTGATCAGTTCGCGAAAGGTGCGCCGCTCCGCCGCCGTGCCAAAGCCGTAGAGCAGTTGTGCGTCCTCGCGCACGATGAAGTGGGTGAGCAGCGCGACCGGCTCGCCGGCCGCCGGCAGGTTGTAGAAGGTGCTCATCGGCACCAGCACCTCATAGCCCACGCCGTGGCAGTCGACCAAGACCTCGGGCGGGTTCTTCTCGAGCAGCCGGCCCGTCAGTTTGCCTATCATTCACATCCTCTGCCGCCTGAGCGCGGCGCCTGCCGGAAATTATCCGCGTGATCCTGCGCCACACCTTCACCCCCCTGAGCAATCTGCGCCTGGCGCACCTGTGCGGCCCCGCCGACGAGCATCTGCGCCAGATCGAACTGGCGCTGCAGGTGAAGATCTCGCACCGCCAAGAGTACTTCAGGGTCGAAGGCCCCAAGGCTGCGGCCACGCGCGCCATGGAGGTATTGCAGGCGCTGTACGAGATGGCCGGGCGCCCGCTGCGGCCCGAGCAGGTGCAACTGCTGCTGGCCAGCGAGGTGACGCTGGCGCAGGACGAGGACGGGGCGCTGCGCCTGTCCACGCGGCGCAGCGACCTGAAGGCGCGCACGCCCAACCAGAGCGTGTACCTGCAAAGCATCGCCGGCCACGACATCACCTTCGGCATCGGCCCGGCCGGCACCGGCAAGACCTATCTGGCCGTGGCCTGCGCGGTGGACGCGCTGGAGCGCCAGGCGGTGCAGCGCATCGTCCTCACGCGCCCGGCGGTGGAGGCGGGCGAGCGCCTGGGCTTTCTGCCGGGCGACCTGACGCAGAAGGTCGATCCCTACCTGCGCCCGCTCTACGACGCGCTCTACGAACTGATGGGGTTTGACCGCGTGCAAAAGGCCTTCGAGCGCGCGCAGCTTGAAATTGCGCCGCTGGCTTTCATGCGCGGCAGGACGCTGAACAATGCCTTCGTAATCCTGGACGAGGCGCAGAACACCACGCCCGAACAGATGAAGATGTTCCTCACGCGCATAGGCTTTGGCTCGCGCGCGGTGGTGACGGGCGACGTCAGCCAGATCGATCTGCCGCGCGGCGCCACCAGCGGCCTGGTGGACGCCGAGCGTATCCTCAGGCGCGTGGCCGGCATTGCCATCACCCACTTCACCAGCGCCGACGTGGTGCGCCACCCGCTGGTGGCGCGCATCGTCGACGCCTACGACGCGCAACGCAAGGCGCGCGCCTGAATCGTTTTTTTTCTACTTGCCATGCTTGTTACCCTGCTCAAATCCAAGATTCACCGCGCACGCGCCACGCACTGCGACCTGCACTACGAGGGCTCCTGCGCCATCGACGAAGACCTGCTGGACGCCGCCGGCATCCTGGAAAACGAGCAGGTGCACATCTGGAACGTGGACAGCGGCCAGCGCTTCGTCACCTACGCCATCAAGGGCGAGCGGGGCAGCGGCATGGTGTCGGTCAACGGCTCGGCCGCGCGCCGCGCCTGCGTGGGCGATCTGCTCATCATCGCGGCCTTTGCCCAGATGAGCCAGGAGGAAGTGGCCACGCACCAGCCGCGCCTGGTCTTCGTCGACGAGAAGAACCGCCAAGTCTCGCTCAGCCACCGCGTGCCGACGCAGATGATGAATTCCTGAATTCATAGCTGCCCGCGCTTTATCCACGGGCGCTGGAGCCCTATTTCTTTCAAAAATGCCACTCGCGCAACTGGCCCTGTCCTTGCAATTTGCCCGCGACGCCGCGCAGCACCGCCCGCTGCTCGCAAGGCACCGGGTGGCGCGCTGGATACGCCACGCGCTGGAAGCCGACGCCGAGATCACGGTGCGCATCGTCGGCGAGCCCGAAGGCCGCCAGCTCAACGCCACCTACCGCGGCAAGGACTACGCGACCAACGTGCTCACCTTCGACTACCAGCAGCAGCCGCTGGTGCTGGCCGACCTGGTGCTCTGCGCCCCGGTGGTCGAGCGCGAAGCGCGCGAGCAGAACAAGACGCTGCAGGAGCACTATGCGCACCTGCTGGTGCACGGCACGCTGCACGCCCAGGGCTGGGACCACGAAACCGGCGAAGAAGATGCGCGCGCGATGGAAGCGCGCGAAACCGCCATCCTGCAGCGCCTGGGTTTTGCCGACCCCTATGGGGAGCCCGGCCGCTGAACGCCTGGCGCGGGGCCTGAACCCGGCGCAGCCCCGCCCGGCGCACCGACGCACCACAGAGACCACACCACCATGGACATCGCCCTGCTGCTCATCGCCGCCTTTTTCGCCGGCACGCTGAACGCCGTTGCCGGTGGCGGCAGCTTTCTCACGCTGCCCGCCCTGATCGCCGTCGGCGTGCCTTCGGTCACTGCCAACGCGACCGGCACGGTGGCGCTGCTGCCGGGCTATGTGGCCAGCATCTTCGGCTCGCGCGAGGACATGGAGCCCGCGCCCGGGCTGTCCATGCGCCTGGTCATCGTGCTGTCGCTCGTGGGCGGCGTGCTGGGCGCGGCGCTGCTGCTGGTGACGTCCAACGCCGCCTTCAACCGCCTCATCCCCTGGCTGCTGCTGGCGGCCACCGCGATGTTCGCCTTCGGCCCGCAGCTGCGCCGCTGG
The DNA window shown above is from Comamonas sp. NLF-1-9 and carries:
- the ruvB gene encoding Holliday junction branch migration DNA helicase RuvB — its product is MSIHTDDFAAAPAAPLRTVSAAAASPQEEALERALRPKLLDEYVGQTKAREQLEIFIGAAKKRAEALDHVLLFGPPGLGKTTLSHIIAHELGVNLRQTSGPVLEKPKDLAALLTNLERNDVLFIDEIHRLSPVVEEILYPALEDYQIDIMIGEGPAARSIKLDLQPFTLVGATTRAGMLTNPLRDRFGIVARLEFYTPEELSRIVTRSSALMNAPIDADASMEIARRSRGTPRIANRLLRRVRDYADVKGDGRITQDIAQRALAMLDVDPQGFDVMDRKLLEAVVQRFDGGPVGLDTIAANIGEEPDTIEDVIEPYLIQQGYLQRTPRGRVATLAAWRHLGLQPSGQAPSLFQE
- a CDS encoding serine protease; protein product: MHTRTTRLALLACLLALAACGGGSSDPAPTPQPPTPAPAPAPTPAPAPTPAPEPVPAPVPVPPAPPPTAADRIEPFDPGLGAKQAPVAASGAPVAPALPATAQIAQVTLAPLAPTPPAVADAAAGAPLQIGTGRRIAATASAEQTAALLHWQDSDRGTRIAALRFVAPGAQGLRLGLQLQALPAGAQAWFIGASGEAQLLTAAQWQALAARNLAAGMDEHSARSYWSPELAGEQATLVLEIPADAPVAQLRLAVPLLSHTTITPAQQLGLAKAAGSCEASVSCSPEFIEQGRSVARLRYVKPDGRAYQCSGTLMNDYGSSGTPWLLTARHCIADQATASTLTTDWLLRASACGASSTAPGHVQRSGGATLLYADEGTDTSFLRLNDSAPPGVVYAGSYFGSGALPGTAISVVHHAEGDLQQLSRGMITGYSVCNTSANLCTASGPAGATFLAVNWQQGVVEPGSSGAAAFITLDQRRYLVGQLFGGTSSCSNPAGRDYFGRFELSFAQALHRWLKP
- a CDS encoding PhoH family protein, which produces MILRHTFTPLSNLRLAHLCGPADEHLRQIELALQVKISHRQEYFRVEGPKAAATRAMEVLQALYEMAGRPLRPEQVQLLLASEVTLAQDEDGALRLSTRRSDLKARTPNQSVYLQSIAGHDITFGIGPAGTGKTYLAVACAVDALERQAVQRIVLTRPAVEAGERLGFLPGDLTQKVDPYLRPLYDALYELMGFDRVQKAFERAQLEIAPLAFMRGRTLNNAFVILDEAQNTTPEQMKMFLTRIGFGSRAVVTGDVSQIDLPRGATSGLVDAERILRRVAGIAITHFTSADVVRHPLVARIVDAYDAQRKARA
- the panD gene encoding aspartate 1-decarboxylase; its protein translation is MLVTLLKSKIHRARATHCDLHYEGSCAIDEDLLDAAGILENEQVHIWNVDSGQRFVTYAIKGERGSGMVSVNGSAARRACVGDLLIIAAFAQMSQEEVATHQPRLVFVDEKNRQVSLSHRVPTQMMNS
- the ybeY gene encoding rRNA maturation RNase YbeY, with translation MPLAQLALSLQFARDAAQHRPLLARHRVARWIRHALEADAEITVRIVGEPEGRQLNATYRGKDYATNVLTFDYQQQPLVLADLVLCAPVVEREAREQNKTLQEHYAHLLVHGTLHAQGWDHETGEEDARAMEARETAILQRLGFADPYGEPGR
- the ruvA gene encoding Holliday junction branch migration protein RuvA → MIGKLTGRLLEKNPPEVLVDCHGVGYEVLVPMSTFYNLPAAGEPVALLTHFIVREDAQLLYGFGTAAERRTFRELIKVSGVGPRTALAILSGIDAADLAQAITLQESARLVKVPGIGKKTAERLLLELKGKLGADIGVRAQPGSAAQNDILQALLALGYNDKEAASSLKALPPEVGVSEGIKLALKALAK